One genomic segment of Virgibacillus doumboii includes these proteins:
- the sdaAB gene encoding L-serine ammonia-lyase, iron-sulfur-dependent subunit beta yields the protein MKYNSVFDIIGPVMIGPSSSHTAGAARIGKAARNLFGKEPKWARIHLYESFAKTYKGHGTDFAIVGGLLGYETDDPRMSKALETANEKYIDVEFIEESAGTDHPNTARLIIGKDTDQIELVGISVGGGKIEITELNGFELRLSGNHPAILIMHNDRFGAIASVTEILAKYEINIGHMEVNRKDVGKEALMVIEVDQNVEDDILKELENAAHIIQISKIVS from the coding sequence GTGAAGTATAATTCAGTCTTTGATATTATCGGACCGGTTATGATTGGTCCGTCAAGTTCACATACAGCAGGAGCAGCCAGAATTGGTAAGGCTGCACGAAATTTATTTGGAAAAGAACCCAAGTGGGCGCGGATTCATTTATACGAGTCTTTTGCCAAAACGTATAAAGGTCATGGTACCGATTTTGCTATAGTCGGTGGCTTGCTGGGATATGAAACTGATGATCCGCGGATGAGCAAGGCGCTGGAAACGGCAAATGAAAAATATATCGATGTTGAATTTATTGAGGAAAGTGCAGGGACTGATCATCCTAATACAGCACGGTTGATTATTGGTAAGGATACAGATCAGATTGAATTAGTTGGTATTTCAGTTGGTGGTGGAAAAATTGAAATCACCGAATTGAACGGGTTTGAACTGCGCCTATCCGGGAATCATCCGGCAATCTTAATCATGCACAATGATCGTTTCGGTGCAATAGCATCCGTAACTGAGATTCTGGCAAAATATGAAATTAACATCGGACATATGGAAGTGAACCGGAAAGATGTCGGCAAAGAAGCGTTAATGGTTATCGAAGTCGACCAAAATGTGGAAGATGATATTTTGAAAGAATTAGAAAATGCGGCACATATTATTCAAATATCTAAAATCGTAAGCTGA
- the plsX gene encoding phosphate acyltransferase PlsX, translated as MKIAIDAMGGDHAPKEIVLGAMDAVSRIDKLKITLIGDEKKIKEYLTDSKNIDVIHTDEVITSDDEPVRAVRRKKNSSLVLTAKEVKENRADACISAGNTGALMSAGLFVVGRITGVDRPALSPTLPTIDGKGFLLLDVGANVDAKAHNLVQYAVMGSIYTEKVRSVNNPTVGLLNVGTEDGKGNELTKKAFNQLQEAPINFIGNVEARDILSGAADVVVTDGFSGNIALKTIEGTAMTMFSMLKETFMSSFKTKIAAGMVKSDLKGLQSKLDYSEYGGAGLFGLAAPVIKAHGSSNSRAVFNAIKQAAHMVEFNVTDTIKSTMETIDLDKEENE; from the coding sequence ATGAAAATAGCAATTGATGCCATGGGAGGCGATCATGCTCCTAAGGAAATTGTCCTTGGTGCAATGGATGCTGTTTCCCGGATTGATAAATTAAAGATAACGTTAATTGGTGATGAGAAAAAAATAAAGGAATATTTGACCGATTCGAAAAATATTGATGTTATTCATACGGATGAGGTTATTACAAGTGATGATGAACCTGTACGTGCAGTACGAAGAAAGAAAAATTCCTCACTGGTCCTGACGGCGAAGGAAGTGAAAGAGAATAGAGCTGACGCATGTATTTCAGCCGGAAATACCGGCGCTCTCATGAGTGCGGGGCTATTTGTAGTCGGACGAATTACCGGTGTTGATCGCCCGGCATTAAGTCCAACATTGCCTACCATTGACGGGAAAGGCTTTTTACTGCTGGACGTTGGTGCCAATGTAGATGCAAAAGCACACAATCTTGTTCAATATGCCGTCATGGGCTCCATCTACACAGAAAAAGTCCGCTCGGTTAATAACCCGACAGTCGGGCTTCTGAATGTTGGGACGGAAGATGGTAAAGGAAATGAGCTTACCAAAAAAGCGTTCAATCAACTACAGGAAGCACCAATCAACTTTATTGGTAATGTAGAAGCACGAGATATATTATCAGGCGCTGCCGATGTAGTCGTGACAGACGGGTTTAGTGGAAATATTGCGCTCAAAACGATTGAAGGAACAGCCATGACAATGTTTTCCATGTTAAAAGAAACATTTATGTCATCGTTCAAAACGAAAATTGCTGCAGGAATGGTGAAAAGTGATTTAAAGGGATTGCAAAGTAAATTGGATTATTCCGAATATGGCGGTGCAGGGTTGTTTGGCCTGGCTGCTCCAGTAATCAAAGCACACGGTTCATCCAATAGCAGAGCTGTTTTTAATGCCATTAAACAAGCGGCACATATGGTTGAGTTTAATGTGACTGATACAATTAAATCGACAATGGAAACAATTGATTTGGACAAGGAGGAAAACGAATGA
- a CDS encoding DAK2 domain-containing protein — protein MTVQSLDGKTFTQMVLSGAHHLTNNAQKIDALNVFPVPDGDTGTNMNLSMTSGANEVKKLNSENVSEIANAFAKGLLMGARGNSGVILSQLFRGFSKGLDTKESVSSKDLANAFESGVNTAYKAVMKPVEGTILTVAKDAANTAVEEAKKEEDVIALMEKVVAEAKASLRRTPDLLPVLKEVGVVDSGGQGLLTIYEGFLAALKGEELPEEDSDTVDMEDMVNAEHHKINQDFMDTSEIEFGYCTEFMVKFEDEKLKENPFDEATFRDELSEHGDSLLVVSDDEIVKVHVHAEYPGTVMTLGQRFGSLTNMKIENMREQHTAIVGDNDKKSAPAEQGEYGIVTVAMGTGLKSLFESLGATVVIEGGQTMNPSTQDIAEAIQIANAKNVLILPNNKNIVMAAEQAAELAEVSAEVVPTKTIPQGISALLAFHPDAAITENKETMAEASKEVKTGQVTYAVRDTQIDGITIEKDHFMGIADGKITSSNQDKLETVKSLLNEMITEDDEILTILQGEDATDEEVEELVKYIEDKYDDVEIEVHHGNQPIYSYIFSVE, from the coding sequence GTGACAGTACAATCGTTGGATGGCAAAACGTTTACACAGATGGTACTCTCAGGAGCACACCATTTAACGAACAATGCCCAAAAAATAGATGCACTAAATGTATTTCCGGTGCCTGATGGTGATACCGGAACAAATATGAATTTATCCATGACTTCCGGTGCAAATGAAGTAAAAAAACTAAACAGTGAAAATGTGTCAGAAATTGCAAATGCATTTGCGAAGGGGTTACTGATGGGTGCCAGAGGAAACTCAGGTGTTATTTTATCCCAATTGTTTCGTGGTTTCTCCAAAGGACTGGATACAAAAGAATCCGTATCATCAAAAGATTTGGCTAATGCCTTTGAAAGCGGTGTGAATACAGCATATAAAGCTGTCATGAAGCCTGTTGAGGGAACAATTTTGACTGTTGCCAAGGATGCAGCAAATACTGCAGTTGAAGAAGCGAAAAAAGAAGAAGATGTTATCGCTTTAATGGAAAAAGTTGTTGCAGAAGCAAAAGCATCGTTAAGAAGGACACCGGATCTTTTACCCGTTTTAAAAGAGGTAGGCGTTGTTGATTCAGGTGGTCAGGGACTGCTGACTATTTATGAAGGCTTTTTGGCTGCACTAAAAGGTGAAGAACTTCCGGAAGAAGATTCCGATACAGTTGATATGGAAGACATGGTCAACGCTGAACATCATAAAATTAATCAGGACTTTATGGACACTTCTGAGATCGAATTTGGTTACTGCACTGAATTTATGGTTAAATTTGAAGATGAAAAATTAAAGGAAAATCCATTTGATGAAGCGACATTCCGTGACGAACTAAGTGAGCATGGCGACTCATTGCTGGTTGTTTCTGATGATGAGATTGTAAAGGTCCATGTTCATGCGGAATATCCTGGTACAGTGATGACTCTCGGGCAGCGCTTCGGCAGTTTAACGAATATGAAGATTGAGAATATGCGTGAGCAGCATACTGCAATTGTCGGTGATAATGATAAAAAATCTGCACCTGCCGAACAGGGGGAATATGGAATTGTCACCGTTGCAATGGGAACAGGATTGAAATCTTTATTTGAAAGCCTCGGGGCAACAGTAGTGATCGAGGGTGGGCAAACAATGAATCCAAGTACTCAGGATATTGCAGAAGCCATTCAAATAGCAAATGCAAAAAATGTACTTATTTTGCCGAACAACAAAAATATTGTTATGGCAGCTGAACAAGCAGCTGAACTGGCAGAAGTGAGTGCGGAAGTTGTACCGACAAAAACGATTCCACAAGGGATAAGTGCATTGCTGGCATTCCATCCGGATGCAGCAATTACGGAAAACAAAGAAACGATGGCAGAAGCAAGTAAAGAAGTTAAAACGGGGCAGGTTACATATGCAGTCCGTGATACACAAATTGACGGTATTACGATAGAAAAAGACCACTTTATGGGAATTGCAGATGGAAAAATAACTTCATCCAACCAGGATAAACTGGAAACAGTTAAATCATTGCTTAACGAGATGATTACTGAAGATGATGAAATCCTTACGATTTTACAAGGTGAAGACGCAACCGATGAAGAAGTGGAAGAACTCGTGAAATATATAGAAGATAAGTACGACGATGTGGAAATTGAAGTCCACCATGGTAACCAGCCGATTTATTCGTATATATTTTCAGTTGAATAA
- the sdaAA gene encoding L-serine ammonia-lyase, iron-sulfur-dependent, subunit alpha, with amino-acid sequence MFRSVAELVEIAEKENILISEVMIQQEMDVKEKSREEVFADMEKNLEVMEKAIEDSLKGVESVTGLTGGDAVKIQTYMKKKTPLSGNLMMDAVSKAMGTNEVNAAMGTICATPTAGSAGCVPGTLFAVKEQLNPTREQMVRYLFTSGAFGFVVANNSFISGAAGGCQAEVGSAGAMASAAIVEMAGGTPQQSAEAFAMTLKNMLGLVCDPVAGLVEVPCVKRNAGGSSLAIVSADMALAGVTSRIPCDEVIGAMYRIGKQMPSSLRETGEGGLADTPTGRLLKEKIFGMSVQ; translated from the coding sequence ATGTTTCGATCGGTTGCAGAGTTAGTGGAAATAGCAGAAAAAGAAAATATATTAATTTCAGAAGTAATGATTCAGCAGGAAATGGATGTGAAAGAAAAGTCACGAGAAGAAGTTTTCGCTGATATGGAAAAGAACCTGGAAGTAATGGAGAAAGCTATTGAGGATAGTCTGAAAGGTGTGGAATCTGTTACTGGGTTAACCGGTGGTGACGCAGTAAAGATTCAAACCTATATGAAAAAAAAGACGCCGCTTTCCGGAAACCTGATGATGGATGCGGTAAGTAAAGCGATGGGAACAAATGAGGTTAATGCCGCAATGGGAACAATCTGTGCTACGCCTACAGCCGGAAGTGCCGGTTGTGTTCCGGGAACGTTATTTGCTGTTAAAGAGCAGTTGAATCCGACACGGGAACAGATGGTACGCTATTTATTTACATCAGGCGCATTTGGATTCGTTGTTGCGAATAACTCCTTTATTTCCGGTGCTGCGGGTGGCTGTCAGGCGGAAGTTGGATCAGCCGGGGCAATGGCATCTGCAGCAATCGTGGAAATGGCAGGTGGTACACCACAGCAGTCGGCAGAAGCATTCGCCATGACACTGAAAAACATGCTTGGACTTGTTTGTGACCCTGTTGCAGGACTTGTTGAAGTGCCTTGTGTTAAACGGAATGCTGGCGGGTCATCGCTTGCAATCGTGTCAGCTGACATGGCGCTTGCCGGTGTAACGAGCAGAATTCCGTGTGATGAAGTAATTGGTGCGATGTATCGAATAGGTAAACAAATGCCATCAAGTCTTCGTGAGACAGGTGAAGGCGGACTCGCGGATACTCCAACAGGACGTCTGCTAAAAGAGAAAATATTTGGAATGTCCGTTCAATAG
- the recG gene encoding ATP-dependent DNA helicase RecG, whose product MLSEAVTQVKGVGSKFAESLAEMRIHTVGDLLDYFPYRYDVFEIKPLSELIHEDKVTIEGRVVNEPSLTFYGKKKSRLVFNVEVENVAVKAVMFNRSFAKKQLNAGDTVTLTGKWDAHRLQITVSNYKKGPAAEQAEIQPMYSLKGDVTNYKLKKAVKTAINDYAGEIDEILPSQYLESYKLPSRDHAFKTMHFPKSRVDLKHARRRFTYEEFLLFQLKMQLLRKIKRESTAGNAQHYNPKHLQDFIDSFPFTLTNAQQKSLNQILADMKSPYRMNRLLQGDVGSGKTAVAAICMYAAVTAGKQAALMVPTEILAEQHYQSLTELFGNNANIVLLTGSVKGKRRKELTAAIENHEVNIVIGTHALIQDDVIFDNLGFAIVDEQHRFGVQQRRILRDKGLNPDVLFMTATPIPRTLAITAFGDMDVSVIDEMPSGRKEIETYWAKENTLERVLQFIEKRAANGEQAYVICPLIEESDKLDIQNAVDLYHQLEEFYGTNLNVGLMHGRLSTDEKDRIMKQFAANEVQVLVSTTVVEVGVNVPNATIMVIYDAERFGLSQLHQLRGRVGRGDKQSYCILIADPKGETGKERMRIMSETNNGFELSEQDLKLRGPGDFFGKKQSGLPDFKVADMIHDYRALETARQDAQEIIEKNLLEEHDDFYQLRILLDNDAFLHDKLD is encoded by the coding sequence ATGCTAAGTGAAGCCGTAACACAAGTAAAAGGGGTAGGCAGTAAATTCGCTGAAAGTCTGGCAGAAATGAGAATTCATACTGTAGGTGATTTGCTGGATTATTTTCCCTACCGTTACGATGTCTTTGAAATCAAGCCGCTCAGCGAATTGATTCATGAAGATAAAGTCACTATCGAGGGAAGGGTAGTTAACGAGCCTTCCCTCACTTTTTATGGGAAGAAAAAGTCACGCCTTGTATTCAACGTGGAAGTGGAGAATGTTGCGGTTAAAGCGGTTATGTTTAACCGCTCATTTGCCAAAAAACAACTAAATGCTGGTGATACCGTAACACTAACCGGTAAATGGGATGCACATCGGCTGCAGATCACGGTCAGCAACTATAAAAAAGGCCCTGCAGCAGAGCAGGCGGAAATCCAGCCAATGTATTCGTTAAAGGGTGATGTGACAAACTATAAATTGAAAAAAGCTGTAAAGACAGCAATAAATGATTATGCTGGTGAAATCGATGAGATATTGCCAAGTCAGTATTTGGAATCTTATAAACTTCCTTCAAGGGATCATGCATTCAAAACGATGCATTTTCCTAAAAGCAGAGTTGACCTTAAACATGCAAGACGACGTTTTACATATGAAGAGTTTTTGTTATTTCAGCTTAAAATGCAGTTATTAAGAAAAATAAAACGAGAATCAACCGCTGGAAATGCTCAGCACTATAATCCTAAGCACCTTCAGGATTTCATTGATTCATTTCCGTTCACTTTAACAAATGCCCAGCAAAAATCGTTAAATCAAATACTGGCAGATATGAAATCCCCGTATCGGATGAACCGGCTTCTCCAGGGTGATGTAGGTTCCGGAAAGACAGCTGTTGCGGCAATATGTATGTACGCGGCTGTAACTGCAGGTAAACAGGCTGCATTAATGGTGCCGACTGAAATATTGGCTGAACAGCATTATCAGTCACTTACGGAATTATTTGGTAATAATGCAAATATTGTATTACTGACTGGTTCAGTAAAAGGTAAAAGACGGAAAGAACTCACTGCTGCCATCGAAAACCATGAGGTAAACATCGTAATCGGAACCCATGCGTTAATACAGGACGATGTGATTTTTGATAACCTTGGCTTTGCTATTGTTGATGAACAGCACCGGTTTGGGGTACAACAACGGCGTATTTTACGTGATAAGGGACTCAATCCGGACGTATTGTTTATGACAGCAACGCCGATTCCGCGTACTCTCGCGATTACAGCGTTTGGTGATATGGATGTATCTGTAATTGATGAAATGCCTTCAGGACGAAAAGAAATTGAAACATACTGGGCGAAAGAAAATACATTGGAGCGGGTGCTGCAATTTATTGAGAAGCGAGCTGCAAATGGGGAACAGGCTTACGTCATTTGCCCGTTAATTGAAGAATCGGATAAACTTGATATTCAGAATGCAGTTGATCTTTACCACCAACTGGAAGAATTTTATGGAACAAATTTAAATGTTGGGCTTATGCATGGCAGACTTTCAACCGATGAAAAAGATAGAATCATGAAACAGTTTGCTGCAAATGAAGTGCAGGTTTTAGTTTCGACAACTGTTGTGGAAGTAGGTGTCAATGTTCCAAATGCAACAATTATGGTAATTTATGATGCTGAACGCTTTGGTTTATCTCAGTTACATCAGCTGAGAGGTCGAGTTGGCCGGGGTGACAAGCAAAGCTATTGTATTTTAATCGCCGACCCAAAAGGCGAGACAGGTAAAGAACGGATGCGGATCATGAGTGAAACCAATAATGGCTTTGAATTGTCGGAACAGGATTTAAAACTGCGTGGTCCGGGTGATTTTTTTGGCAAGAAACAGAGTGGACTGCCTGATTTTAAAGTAGCCGATATGATTCATGATTATCGGGCATTGGAAACGGCCCGTCAGGATGCACAGGAAATCATTGAAAAGAATCTGCTGGAGGAGCATGATGATTTTTATCAACTGCGCATTCTCCTTGATAATGATGCATTTCTTCACGACAAACTTGATTGA
- a CDS encoding toxic anion resistance protein has protein sequence MSENTERKRDAMDDLLANPFGEQNQKQTPPVESGEEKDNKLVDTLSEADRKRAMDLSEQIDPENYQSITEYGTEAQSKLMNFSHSMLDNVKNKDVGDIGSILTDLMKRLEQVNPDELQPEKRGLFSRFFGKVSGSVNEIMSKYQKTGAQIDKISVKLERSKDVLTKDNHSLQEMFYKNRDYFDALNVYIAAGEVKKEELINTTIPELKQKAEETQNQMDMQEVNDVMQFAERLDKRLHDLKLSKQITLQTAPQIRLIQNTNQALVEKIQSSILTSIPLWKNQIAIALTLLRQQNAVEAQKEVSKTTNELLLKNSDMLKTNTIEAAKENERGVVDIETLKKTQENLLSTIEETMRIQTEGREKRKQAEEEITGMEYEMKQKLLELGNNRS, from the coding sequence ATGAGTGAAAATACAGAACGTAAACGCGATGCAATGGATGACTTATTAGCAAACCCATTTGGTGAACAAAATCAAAAGCAAACACCACCGGTAGAAAGCGGGGAAGAAAAAGACAATAAATTAGTAGATACACTAAGTGAAGCGGATCGGAAAAGGGCTATGGATTTGTCTGAGCAAATTGATCCTGAAAATTATCAGTCTATTACGGAGTATGGAACAGAAGCGCAGTCAAAACTGATGAATTTTTCCCATTCGATGCTTGATAATGTAAAAAATAAAGATGTTGGTGACATTGGTTCTATCCTAACGGATTTAATGAAAAGACTGGAGCAAGTCAATCCGGATGAACTGCAGCCGGAAAAACGCGGCTTATTTTCCCGTTTTTTCGGAAAAGTTTCCGGTTCAGTAAATGAAATAATGTCCAAATATCAAAAAACGGGCGCGCAAATTGATAAGATCAGTGTTAAATTGGAGCGAAGCAAAGATGTATTAACAAAAGACAATCATTCGCTGCAGGAAATGTTTTATAAAAACCGTGATTACTTCGATGCCTTAAATGTTTATATTGCAGCAGGCGAGGTGAAAAAAGAAGAACTGATCAATACAACCATTCCTGAATTAAAACAAAAAGCTGAAGAGACTCAAAATCAAATGGATATGCAGGAAGTCAATGATGTTATGCAATTTGCAGAACGGCTGGATAAACGGCTGCATGATTTAAAGCTGAGCAAACAAATTACGTTGCAAACCGCCCCGCAAATTCGCTTGATTCAAAATACCAATCAGGCGTTAGTGGAGAAAATTCAATCATCGATTTTAACATCCATTCCGCTTTGGAAAAATCAAATTGCTATTGCACTTACGTTACTTCGCCAGCAAAATGCTGTGGAGGCTCAGAAAGAAGTATCCAAGACAACAAATGAATTGTTGCTGAAAAATTCGGACATGCTTAAAACCAATACGATTGAAGCTGCAAAAGAAAATGAGCGCGGTGTGGTAGATATAGAAACATTAAAGAAAACGCAGGAAAATTTGCTATCAACCATTGAAGAAACGATGCGTATTCAAACTGAAGGACGCGAAAAACGGAAACAGGCAGAAGAGGAAATAACAGGGATGGAGTATGAAATGAAACAAAAACTCCTGGAACTCGGAAACAATCGTTCATAG
- the fapR gene encoding transcription factor FapR codes for MKVSKVERQRLLKETIEDTPFVTDEDLAKIFSVSIQTIRLDRMELSIPELRERIKSVAAYQWNETVKALPLDEVIGEVIDLELDKRAISILVIQKEHVFSRNKIARGHHLFAQANSLAVAVINDELALTAKSELKFTRQVKEGERVVAKAIVEGENDKGLTIVRVNSFVDNEKVFTGLFHMYRSNDQKGENPNENSN; via the coding sequence ATGAAGGTAAGTAAAGTGGAACGGCAACGATTATTGAAAGAAACGATTGAAGATACCCCTTTTGTAACAGATGAAGACTTAGCAAAAATATTCAGTGTCAGTATTCAAACAATTCGACTCGATCGGATGGAATTGTCCATTCCGGAACTCCGTGAACGAATAAAATCGGTTGCAGCATATCAGTGGAATGAGACCGTTAAAGCACTTCCATTGGATGAAGTTATCGGTGAAGTAATTGATCTGGAATTGGATAAGCGGGCTATTTCCATCCTTGTTATTCAGAAGGAGCACGTATTTTCAAGAAACAAAATAGCTCGGGGACATCATTTGTTTGCCCAGGCAAACTCACTTGCTGTCGCAGTGATTAATGATGAGCTGGCATTAACAGCGAAATCAGAATTGAAATTTACCCGACAGGTAAAAGAGGGTGAGCGTGTTGTTGCAAAAGCAATCGTTGAAGGTGAAAATGATAAAGGACTAACAATTGTCCGGGTGAATAGTTTTGTTGACAATGAAAAAGTATTTACCGGATTGTTTCATATGTACCGCTCAAACGATCAAAAAGGGGAAAATCCAAATGAAAATAGCAATTGA
- a CDS encoding NCS2 family permease, whose translation MPDNDNIGRLNAAGDWRTEIIAGLVGYLTTVYIVAVNGSILCEAGISLESGMIATILASFAGTILMGLYARMPLILIPGMGINALFAYSIVEGTGLSFQEALAVILVASLLFLLTAFTKLGTILKQAIPESLKHAITVGLGFFLILIGLEKSGLIVRGEQTIIAIGDFTSPVFIVSLLTLFVAIFLFMKNIPANFLVTMIAGTIFAYFFGILDTSKSSININVEDMLFVPSFTALNELGFWLAVFPLTIILVFENMGLLHGQLHMLNRQNSYNKAYQVTAFSSLMSAFFGTSPTVSAAENAAVLTSGGKTAKAAITAGLLFLATLFIIPWISMIPNTAISPILIIVGVLMAQNIRHVPLDDLSEALPAFLIVAMIPFTYSIADGMAFGFIAYPIVKLALGKQKELPVVLLIISGLFLFHFVMKIIGI comes from the coding sequence ATGCCTGATAACGATAACATCGGCAGATTAAACGCTGCTGGTGATTGGCGTACGGAAATTATCGCCGGGTTAGTAGGCTATCTTACTACAGTTTATATTGTTGCAGTAAACGGATCGATTCTCTGTGAGGCAGGAATCTCACTGGAAAGTGGAATGATTGCAACAATACTGGCAAGTTTTGCAGGAACGATATTAATGGGACTTTATGCTAGAATGCCGCTCATTTTAATTCCTGGAATGGGAATCAATGCGTTATTTGCATATTCCATTGTTGAAGGCACTGGTCTTTCATTTCAGGAAGCGTTAGCCGTCATACTGGTCGCTTCGCTGTTGTTCCTGCTAACGGCATTCACAAAGCTTGGTACCATCTTAAAACAGGCCATACCTGAATCGTTAAAACATGCGATTACCGTCGGACTTGGCTTTTTCCTGATTTTGATTGGTCTTGAAAAAAGTGGCCTTATTGTCAGGGGTGAGCAAACAATCATAGCAATTGGCGACTTTACATCGCCTGTATTTATTGTCAGTCTGCTTACATTGTTTGTCGCGATATTTTTGTTTATGAAAAATATTCCGGCGAACTTTCTGGTGACAATGATAGCCGGAACTATTTTTGCCTACTTTTTTGGTATACTTGATACTTCAAAAAGCTCTATCAATATCAATGTGGAAGATATGCTGTTTGTCCCTTCTTTTACAGCATTGAATGAACTGGGCTTTTGGCTGGCAGTTTTTCCGTTGACCATCATTCTCGTTTTTGAGAATATGGGTTTGTTGCACGGACAGCTTCACATGTTAAACCGGCAAAATAGTTACAACAAGGCATACCAGGTTACGGCCTTTTCATCATTGATGTCTGCATTTTTCGGTACATCACCAACTGTTTCTGCAGCAGAAAATGCGGCGGTATTAACATCAGGCGGCAAAACAGCAAAAGCCGCGATTACAGCGGGACTGCTGTTCTTGGCTACACTATTTATCATTCCGTGGATTTCCATGATACCGAACACAGCTATTAGTCCCATATTGATTATTGTTGGTGTATTAATGGCCCAGAACATCCGTCATGTCCCATTGGATGATTTATCAGAAGCTTTACCGGCCTTTCTGATTGTTGCGATGATACCATTCACATACAGTATAGCTGATGGAATGGCTTTCGGATTTATCGCATATCCGATTGTAAAACTGGCTTTAGGTAAGCAAAAAGAATTACCAGTAGTATTACTGATAATTTCAGGATTGTTTCTTTTTCATTTTGTTATGAAAATAATTGGGATATAA
- a CDS encoding GNAT family N-acetyltransferase yields MNIRLAESKDIKELIRMRWDFTIEYDESKKDESFDDFEKECQLFLGNALNSGQWFIWVAEDNDKVVSHIYIELIHKVPRPGRITYPFAYMTNVYTVPEYRNKGIGSKILSSINKWIKENNYEFVIVWPSDESINYYKKNGYVHCTEPMEYFPS; encoded by the coding sequence ATGAATATAAGACTTGCTGAATCAAAAGACATCAAGGAATTAATAAGAATGAGATGGGATTTTACAATAGAATACGATGAAAGTAAAAAAGATGAATCATTCGATGATTTTGAAAAGGAATGCCAACTTTTTTTGGGGAATGCACTTAATAGTGGGCAATGGTTTATTTGGGTAGCGGAGGATAATGATAAAGTCGTTTCGCATATATACATAGAATTGATACATAAAGTACCACGTCCTGGCAGGATAACATATCCATTTGCTTATATGACAAACGTATATACGGTTCCAGAATATCGAAATAAAGGTATTGGTAGTAAAATATTAAGTTCAATAAATAAGTGGATAAAAGAAAACAATTATGAATTTGTTATTGTATGGCCAAGTGATGAATCTATTAATTATTATAAGAAAAATGGTTATGTTCATTGTACGGAGCCTATGGAATATTTTCCTTCTTGA
- a CDS encoding 5-bromo-4-chloroindolyl phosphate hydrolysis family protein: MMKQVGAFLLRSISSLFGYSFIWLISFFALEQGFLFSVLYGVIGRGAVFFSVKGVQRGIDIKRSGLKVGEYRYITRNLKEAKKKISRLQKTLFRVRNFQDAKQNLLLMQIVRKIYANTKKEPERFYKAERFYYKNLDSLVEIAEKYTYLQQQPAKNAEMSKALADTRDTMHMLTGTVNNDLHYMLRDDMEVLDFEMEAAKRTISDTNK, from the coding sequence ATGATGAAGCAAGTGGGAGCTTTCCTATTGCGCAGCATAAGCAGCCTGTTTGGTTACTCCTTTATTTGGCTGATCAGTTTCTTTGCGTTAGAACAAGGATTCCTCTTTTCCGTATTATATGGTGTCATTGGACGGGGAGCTGTTTTCTTTTCCGTTAAAGGTGTGCAACGGGGAATAGATATAAAAAGAAGTGGATTGAAGGTGGGGGAGTACCGCTATATCACCAGAAATTTAAAGGAAGCAAAAAAGAAAATTTCACGTCTGCAAAAAACATTATTTCGTGTACGGAATTTCCAGGATGCAAAGCAGAATTTACTATTAATGCAGATCGTGCGTAAAATTTATGCGAATACTAAAAAAGAACCAGAACGTTTCTACAAGGCAGAACGATTTTATTATAAAAACCTGGACTCTCTTGTGGAAATAGCAGAAAAATATACTTATTTGCAGCAGCAGCCTGCAAAAAATGCTGAAATGTCCAAAGCGTTGGCCGATACACGTGATACGATGCACATGTTAACCGGTACAGTGAATAACGATTTGCATTATATGTTAAGGGACGATATGGAAGTATTGGATTTTGAAATGGAAGCAGCCAAGCGTACGATTAGTGATACGAATAAATAA